TATTTTTATTGAAATATAAGGTAATCTATGTGTAAAGGTATACATTTAGCAAGAGAGAGGATGATAGCTGTGAATACATTCAAATGGATGAGTCATGAACAGATGTATGTAGATGAAATACATGTTGAAAAATGTGGTCCTCTTTCAGTCGGCGTATATGGGGGAAATCAAGAAAGTGATGCATATGAACGAGGAGATGCGGTGCTTGCTTGGTGGGATCCTGAATTACAATTTGAATTTGTTATGATTTTTGATACACACCACAAAACAAAAAATATTGATTATATAATAGAAGCGATTTCAGAAAGAAAAGAGAAATTAAAAGAGTTATTTTCCTATCCAATACATTTAGCTTTTCATCATACACATATGTACTTATTAGCGTTATTTACAGATGAGTTATTTATTAAAAAGTGTGATCAAGATGATGAGGAACTCGCTTGCTTAATTTGTTTACGAAAAGGCGAATTTTTATATTGGTTATCAGTTGGTGATTGTTTCGCGTATTTATTCCATTCTGAGAAAACAAAAAATGGAAAAGGACGATTAAATAAACGGAAAAATTACGAATATATTGGCAGGAAAAATATTTTTGCAGCAAATACACCTTGCTTTACGTCAGGTGTAAGAGGATTAGAAAAAGGAATGAATCACATTGTAATGGCAACAGATGGCATTTTAGAGTGTGACAAACGAAAGTTTGATGATGATCAATCTTTAGTAGAAGTATTACATGACGGGAATAGCTTACAGATTGAGCCAGTATTAACAAATGTACTGCAGTGGAAAGGTAGAGATTGTGCCACGATTATTGGATGGTCTATTGATACTGATAATAAACAATGTGCTAATTAATATAAAAGGAGTTCAAGGCTTTTATCCTTGAACTCCTTTTTGTTAAGCAATATGGATATGATATGTTTTTAACCATTCATTTACTTGTAGCATATACTCCATGGCACTTCTTGCTTCAAAATTGTTAATCTCTTTATTACTTTGATCAGCAATTGAAAGTAAGATGGAATGATTAATAAGTGAGAAAATAGGATTGTTTTTATTGTTACACATATCAAGTGTTAAATTACGGATTGTTTGTAAGTAGTGTGGATCTTGTGAAGTTGGATAAGCGCTTTTTCTTCTATTGCGTACATCGTCAGGTAAAGCTGGTTGTAGTGCTCTACGTAAAATGCCTTTTTCGATATTATCAATACTTTTTATGTTGAAAGGAACATTCCATAAATATTCAACTAATCTATAATCGCAAAACGGTACACGAACTTCAAATCCAACAGCCATACTCATACGATCTTTACGGTCAAGTAAGAAAGGAAGGAATCTTGTTAAAAATAAATAAAACATTTGACGTTGTTTCGCGGATTTTTTACTTTCGCCTTCAAGAGTAGGTACTTCAAGTATCGCTTCTTGGAATCGTGTATCAATATAGTCTTCTAGATTACATTGGTTACTTACTTCATTTAGTAGAAGAGGAGATGTATTTTTCCAATTTGTTAGCCAAGGAAACTTATCTACATATAGTAGTTCTTCTTGATGAAACCAAGGATATCCACCGAATACTTCATCAGCTGATTCGCCGGATAAAGCTACGGTCGCATCTTTTTTCATTTCGCAAAATAGTAAATATAGTGAAGTTTCCATTTCACCAGCACTCGGTAAATCT
This genomic interval from Bacillus thuringiensis contains the following:
- a CDS encoding protein phosphatase 2C domain-containing protein, with amino-acid sequence MCKGIHLARERMIAVNTFKWMSHEQMYVDEIHVEKCGPLSVGVYGGNQESDAYERGDAVLAWWDPELQFEFVMIFDTHHKTKNIDYIIEAISERKEKLKELFSYPIHLAFHHTHMYLLALFTDELFIKKCDQDDEELACLICLRKGEFLYWLSVGDCFAYLFHSEKTKNGKGRLNKRKNYEYIGRKNIFAANTPCFTSGVRGLEKGMNHIVMATDGILECDKRKFDDDQSLVEVLHDGNSLQIEPVLTNVLQWKGRDCATIIGWSIDTDNKQCAN